One Phaseolus vulgaris cultivar G19833 chromosome 11, P. vulgaris v2.0, whole genome shotgun sequence genomic window carries:
- the LOC137815885 gene encoding amidophosphoribosyltransferase, chloroplastic-like — protein MAAATPTSSTLSKSSSLPFNHTHLFPKTPSILPTLPRAAVKPLFLVSSKNPLSDVLTFPTAAASACDDDKPREECGVVGIYGDPEASRLCYLALHALQHRGQEGAGIVTVHNNVLQSVTGVGLVSDVFSESKLDQLPGSLAIGHVRYSTAGQSMLKNVQPFVAGYRFGSVGVAHNGNLVNYGTLRSNLEDSGSIFNTTSDTEVVLHLIATSKHRPFILRIVDACEKLKGAYSIVFVTEDKLVAVRDPFGFRPLVMGRRSNGAVVFASETCALDLIEATYEREVFPGEVVVVDKNGVQSLCLMSHPQPKQCIFEHIYFALPNSVVFGRSVYESRRRFGEILASESPVDCDVVIAVPDSGVVAALGYAAKAGVPFQQGLIRSHYVGRTFIEPSQKIRDFGVKLKLSPVRAVLEGKRVVVVDDSIVRGTTSSKIVRLLKEAGAKEVHMRIASPPIIGSCYYGVDTPSSEELISNRMSVEEIRDFIGSDSLAFLPFDSLKKLLGSESPNFCYACFSGNYPVEPTELKVKRVGDFVDDGLNGSLESIGGGWVQAKNMV, from the exons ATGGCCGCAGCAACACCAACATCATCCACTCTCTCCAAATCTTCCTCTCTGCCTTTCAATCACACCCATCTTTTTCCCAAAACACCCTCAATACTCCCCACCCTCCCACGCGCCGCCGTTAAACCTCTCTTCCTCGTATCCTCCAAAAACCCCCTCTCCGATGTTCTCACTTTCCCAACCGCAGCAGCCAGCGCCTGCGATGACGACAAGCCGCGGGAGGAGTGCGGCGTCGTGGGCATCTACGGCGACCCGGAGGCCTCCCGTCTCTGCTACCTCGCCCTCCATGCTCTCCAGCACCGAGGCCAGGAAGGCGCCGGAATCGTAACCGTTCACAACAACGTCCTCCAATCCGTCACCGGCGTGGGCCTCGTCTCCGACGTCTTCAGCGAGTCCAAGCTCGACCAGCTCCCTGGCAGCCTCGCAATCGGCCATGTCCGGTACTCCACCGCCGGCCAGTCCATGCTCAAAAACGTCCAGCCCTTTGTCGCCGGTTACCGGTTCGGCTCCGTCGGTGTGGCCCATAATGGTAACCTCGTCAACTACGGCACCCTTCGCTCCAACCTCGAGGACTCCGGCTCCATCTTCAACACCACCTCCGACACCGAGGTCGTCCTCCACCTCATCGCCACCTCCAAGCACCGTCCCTTCATCCTCCGCATCGTCGACGCCTGCGAGAAGCTCAAGGGCGCCTACTCTATCGTCTTTGTCACCGAGGACAAACTCGTGGCCGTTCGTGACCCATTCGGCTTCCGCCCCCTCGTCATGGGGAGGAGAAGCAACGGCGCCGTGGTGTTCGCCTCCGAAACCTGCGCCCTCGACTTGATCGAAGCGACATACGAGAGGGAGGTTTTTCCCGGCGAGGTTGTCGTGGTGGATAAAAATGGTGTTCAGAGTCTCTGCCTAATGTCCCATCCTCAACCCAAGCAATGCATTTTCGAGCATATCTACTTCGCGCTTCCCAATTCGGTTGTTTTCGGGAGGTCTGTGTACGAGTCCCGCAGAAGATTCGGGGAGATTTTAGCATCTGAGAGTCCCGTGGATTGTGATGTTGTGATTGCTGTTCCTGATTCTGGGGTTGTGGCTGCGCTTGGGTATGCTGCGAAAGCCGGGGTTCCCTTTCAGCAGGGTTTGATTAGGTCACACTATGTTGGGAGGACTTTCATTGAGCCCTCTCAGAAGATTAGGGACTTTGGCGTGAAACTCAAGCTCTCCCCCGTGCGTGCTGTGCTTGAGGGTAAACGTGTGGTGGTTGTCGATGATTCCATTGTGAGAGGAACCACCTCATCCAAGATTGTTAGGTTGTTGAAGGAAGCTGGTGCCAAGGAGGTTCACATGAGGATTGCTAGCCCTCCCATTATTGGATCTTGTTATTACGGGGTTGATACTCCCAGTTCAGAAGAGTTGATTTCTAACAGAATGAGTGTGGAAGAGATAAGGGACTTCATTGGGTCGGATTCTTTAGCCTTTTTGCCCTTTGATAGCTTGAAGAAGTTGTTGGGGAGTGAAAGTCCTAATTTTTGCTATGCTTGTTTCTCTGGGAATTACCCTGTGGAGCCTACAGAGCTCAAGGTGAAGAGGGTTGGGGACTTCGTGGATGATGGTTTGAATGGTAGCTTGGAGTCTATTGGTGGTGGTTGGGTTCAAGCGAAA AATATGGTGTGA